Proteins from a genomic interval of Coregonus clupeaformis isolate EN_2021a chromosome 4, ASM2061545v1, whole genome shotgun sequence:
- the LOC121550464 gene encoding gap junction gamma-1 protein, giving the protein MSWSFLTRLLDEISNHSTFVGKIWLTLLIVFRIVLTAVGGESIYYDEQSKFVCNTHQPGCENVCYDAFAPLSHIRFWVFQVIMITTPTIMYLGFAMHKIARMDDDEYRPSGKRMPMVSLGTNRNYEEAEDNGEEDPMISEEIEVEKEKKKEEKPSKKHDGRRRIKRNGLMKVYIFQLLSRAAFEISFLFGQYILYGLEVSPSYVCTRSPCPHTVDCFVSRPTEKTIFLLIMYGVSALCLLFTLLEILHLGYSGIRDCLCHPRPPTPHQLASQHPSLCGRRVPTAPPGYNTALKKDPKGVRLDYNLGDSGRESFGDETSQRELERLRRHLKLAQQHLDLAHLNEDNSSPSRSSSPESNGTAVEQNRLNFAQEKQSSTCEKGLRA; this is encoded by the exons ATGAGCTGGAGTTTCCTGACGCGTCTCCTGGATGAGATCTCCAACCATTCCACCTTTGTGGGCAAGATCTGGCTCACGCTGCTCATCGTCTTCCGCATTGTGTTGACGGCTGTTGGAGGCGAATCCATCTACTACGATGAACAGAGCAAGTTTGTGTGCAATACGCACCAGCCCGGTTGCGAAAATGTGTGCTACGACGCCTTTGCGCCGCTCTCGCACATCCGTTTCTGGGTCTTCCAGGTGATCATGATCACCACCCCCACCATCATGTACCTGGGCTTCGCCATGCACAAGATCGCCCGCATGGACGATGATGAATACAGGCCCAGCGGCAAGAGAATGCCCATGGTGAGCCTAGGGACCAACAGGAACTACGAGGAGGCGGAGGATAATGGTGAGGAGGATCCCATGATCTCGGAGGAGATtgaggtggagaaggagaagaagaaagaggagAAGCCCAGCAAGAAGCATGACGGGCGCCGGCGCATCAAGCGCAATGGCCTCATGAAGGTGTACATCTTCCAGCTGTTGTCGCGTGCTGCTTTCGAGATCTCCTTCCTGTTCGGCCAGTATATCCTTTACGGCCTGGAGGTGTCTCCCTCGTACGTGTGCACACGCTCCCCCTGCCCGCACACGGTGGACTGCTTTGTGTCGCGCCCCACAGAGAAGACCATCTTCTTGCTCATCATGTACGGAGTGAGTGCCCTCTGTCTGCTCTTCACCTTGCTGGAGATCCTCCACCTGGGCTATAGCGGCATCCGGGACTGTCTCTGTCATCCTCGCCCCCCAACCCCCCATCAACTGGCTAGCCAGCATCCCTCACTATGTGGCCGCCGGGTGCCCACAGCTCCTCCGGGCTACAACACAGCGCTGAAGAAGGACCCCAAGGGCGTGCGGTTGGACTACAACCTGGGCGATTCGGGCCGTGAGTCGTTTGGGGACGAGACGTCGCAgcgggagctggagaggttgagGAGGCACCTGAAGCTGGCCCAGCAGCACCTGGACCTGGCCCACCTGAACGAGGACAACAGTAGTCCGTCGCGGAGCAGCAGCCCCGAGTCCAACGGGACGGCCGTGGAGCAGAACCGCCTCAACTTTGCCCAGGAGAAGCAGAGCAGCACCTGCGAGAAAG GTTTGCGAGCCTAA